The region CCTATCCGCTGTTTAGCGGACAGCCGGATGTCCGCCACCTACCCGATCCTGTTGGATGCGCTGCGTCATATGCCCGGCGTCTCCGTGCGCCTCATCGATTTCGCCGCCCTGGCCGGCGGGACGCACCACGCGAAATACATCATCGTCGACGGCGAAACGGTTTTCATCGGCAGTCCAAATTTCGACTGGCGGTCGCTGACCCACATTCACGAGTTGGGACTGAGGATCCGCGATCGGCGTCTGGCTGCGGTCTACCGGCGCATCTTCGAGATGGATTGGCGGCTGGCGGGAGGGCAGTCGCGCGAAAGCGTCCTCGGCGAGCTGGCGGCCAAGGTCGAGCCCGCATTCGAGGTGTCGTCGAAAAGGTATGGGCGCGTTTCCCTGCAGCCGACCGCCAGTCCAATGTCCCTGATTCCGGATCCGTCGCTATGGGATGAAACCCGAATCGGCCGGCTTTTAAGCGAAGCCCGGCGCGAGATCTGTCTGCAGTTTCTCTCCTATTCGCCGGTCGGCCGGGATTCGTCGCCTTATGTAGCTTTGGACGGCGCCTTGCGGCGCGCCGCCGGCCGCGGCGTCCGCGTCCGGCTCTTAGTGGCGGATTGGCAAAAGGGCACCCCGGCGGAGAGAGCTTTGAAGGATCTGGCCGCGGTGCCGAATATCGAAGTCCGGTTCAGCGTCATCCCCGAATGGTCCGGCGGCTACATCCCCTATGCCCGCGTCGAGCACTGCAAGTTCGTTCTGGTAGACGGCGGGAAGTTCTGGCTGGGAACCAGCAACGGGGAGAAAAGCTATTTCCATGATTCACGGAACCTAGGGCTGATCGTCGACAGCGCGCCGATGGCGCAGCGGCTGCGACGCGTCTTCTATAAAAGCTGGGACGGCGGGACCGCTGAGGCGGTC is a window of Candidatus Aminicenantes bacterium DNA encoding:
- a CDS encoding phospholipase D-like domain-containing protein, whose translation is MKNKKKRRPIRFRLASLALIAAASACFHPRPPTVDAIELVESVPVETGLDNADLRNTADVWCEMIRSARETIEMGQFYYAHRPGETLDRVILELAAAARRGVPIRCLADSRMSATYPILLDALRHMPGVSVRLIDFAALAGGTHHAKYIIVDGETVFIGSPNFDWRSLTHIHELGLRIRDRRLAAVYRRIFEMDWRLAGGQSRESVLGELAAKVEPAFEVSSKRYGRVSLQPTASPMSLIPDPSLWDETRIGRLLSEARREICLQFLSYSPVGRDSSPYVALDGALRRAAGRGVRVRLLVADWQKGTPAERALKDLAAVPNIEVRFSVIPEWSGGYIPYARVEHCKFVLVDGGKFWLGTSNGEKSYFHDSRNLGLIVDSAPMAQRLRRVFYKSWDGGTAEAVDPARTYSPRRHGEE